In a genomic window of Urocitellus parryii isolate mUroPar1 chromosome 2, mUroPar1.hap1, whole genome shotgun sequence:
- the Gpr18 gene encoding N-arachidonyl glycine receptor has translation MTTPSNQDQPIPSNSSHPDEYKIAALVFYSCIFLVGLFVNVTALWVFSCTTKKRTTVTIYMMNVALLDLIFIMSLPFRMFYYAKGEWPFGEYFCHILGVLVVFYPSAALWLLAFISADRYMAIVQPKYAKELKKTCKALLACVGVWIMTLTTTVPLLLLYEDPDKASSPATCLKISDIIHFKAVNVLNFTRLIFFFLIPVFIMIGCYLVIIHSLLHGKTSKLKPKVKEKSIRIIITLLVQVLICFLPFHICFAFLMLGGEENSYSPWGAFTTFLMNLSTCLDMILYYIVSKQFQARVISVMLYRNYLRSVRRKSFRSGSLRSLSNVNSEML, from the coding sequence ATGACTACCCCAAGCAATCAAGACCAACCCATCCCTTCTAATAGCTCACACCCAGACGAATACAAAATCGCGGCTCTTGTCTTCTACAGCTGTATATTCCTGGTTggattatttgttaatgttactgCCTTATGGGTTTTCAGTTGTACCACCAAGAAGAGAACTACTGTAACCATCTATATGATGAATGTGGCACTACTGGACTTAATATTTATAATGAGTCTACCCTTCCGAATGTTCTACTATGCAAAAGGTGAATGGCCATTTGGAGAGTACTTCTGCCACATTCTCGGGGTTCTTGTAGTGTTTTACCCAAGCGCTGCTCTCTGGCTTCTTGCTTTTATCAGTGCCGACAGATACATGGCCATCGTACAGCCGAAATAtgccaaagaacttaaaaaaacatGCAAGGCCTTGCTTGCCTGTGTAGGAGTGTGGATAATGACCCTGACAACCACTGTCCCTCTGCTGCTCCTCTACGAAGACCCAGATAAAGCCTCCTCCCCTGCCACCTGCCTAAAGATCTCTGACATCATTCACTTCAAAGCTGTCAATGTGCTGAACTTCACTCGACTGATATTCTTCTTCCTGATCCCTGTGTTCATCATGATTGGGTGCTACTTGGTCATCATTCACAGTCTCCTCCATGGCAAGACATCTAAGCTGAAACCCAAGGTCAAGGAGAAGTCCATAAGAATCATCATCACGCTCCTGGTGCAGGTGCTCATCTGCTTCCTGCCCTTCCACATCTGCTTTGCCTTCCTGATGCTGGGTGGGGAAGAGAACAGCTACAGCCCATGGGGAGCCTTCACCACCTTCCTCATGAACCTCAGCACGTGTCTGGATATGATCCTCTACTACATTGTTTCCAAACAATTTCAGGCTCGGGTCATTAGCGTCATGCTGTACCGCAATTACCTCCGGAGTGTGCGTAGAAAAAGCTTCCGATCTGGGAGTTTACGGTCACTTAGCAATGTGAATAGTGAAATGTTATAA